In a genomic window of bacterium:
- a CDS encoding GuaB3 family IMP dehydrogenase-related protein produces MDISIGIGKSGRRGFGFDDISVVPSRRTRDPDDVNLSWELDGYRFELPMLGSAMDSAVSPATAVAIGRLGGLGVLNLEGLWARYQDPEPVFEEVATLPADRATARLQELYRAPIEPDLMRQRISDIKSAGVVAAASLTPQSVERYIDGVVEAGLDVLVIQGTVVSAEHVSSRDDPLDLSSFIAGLDLPVIVGGCASYAGAIHLMRTGAAGILVGVGPGAACTTRRVLGMGVPQATAIADAAGARIRYLAEAGRYVHVIADGGMSTGGDIAKAIACGADAVMIGSPLASAIEAPGRGAHWGMATFHPSVPRGTRVMTGQLGTLEQILVGPARENDGRQNLFGALRLAMASTGYADLKEFHKAELVVAPSVRTEGKALQRSQRVGMGF; encoded by the coding sequence GTGGACATTTCGATCGGCATCGGTAAGTCGGGTCGGCGCGGTTTCGGCTTCGACGACATATCAGTCGTCCCCAGCCGCCGCACCCGCGATCCTGACGACGTCAACCTCTCCTGGGAGTTGGACGGCTACCGGTTCGAGCTACCGATGCTCGGGTCGGCGATGGACTCGGCTGTGTCCCCAGCGACCGCGGTCGCCATCGGCCGGCTGGGAGGCCTCGGCGTGCTCAACCTGGAGGGTTTGTGGGCGCGCTACCAGGATCCCGAACCGGTGTTCGAGGAGGTGGCGACGCTGCCGGCCGACCGCGCCACCGCCCGCCTTCAGGAGTTGTACCGGGCGCCCATCGAGCCGGATCTCATGCGACAGCGCATCTCCGACATCAAGTCGGCGGGGGTGGTCGCCGCGGCGTCCCTCACCCCGCAGAGCGTGGAGCGTTACATCGACGGGGTGGTGGAGGCCGGGCTCGACGTCCTGGTGATCCAGGGCACGGTGGTGTCGGCCGAGCACGTCTCCAGCCGCGACGATCCTCTCGACCTTTCATCCTTCATCGCCGGCCTGGACCTCCCCGTGATCGTGGGTGGGTGCGCTTCCTACGCCGGAGCGATCCACCTGATGCGCACCGGCGCCGCCGGAATCCTGGTTGGGGTGGGCCCCGGCGCGGCCTGTACCACCCGCCGGGTGCTGGGGATGGGGGTGCCGCAAGCCACCGCCATCGCCGACGCCGCCGGCGCGCGGATCCGGTACCTGGCCGAGGCGGGACGGTACGTCCACGTCATAGCGGACGGCGGTATGAGCACCGGTGGTGACATCGCCAAGGCGATCGCCTGCGGGGCGGACGCGGTGATGATCGGCTCGCCGCTGGCCTCGGCGATCGAGGCGCCGGGTCGAGGCGCCCACTGGGGAATGGCTACCTTCCACCCGTCGGTGCCCCGGGGCACGAGGGTGATGACCGGACAACTGGGCACCCTCGAGCAGATCCTGGTGGGCCCGGCTCGCGAGAACGACGGCCGCCAGAACCTGTTCGGCGCGCTGCGGCTGGCCATGGCGAGCACGGGGTACGCCGACCTCAAGGAGTTCCACAAGGCGGAGTTGGTGGTGGCGCCGTCGGTCCGGACCGAGGGAAAGGCCCTCCAGCGGAGCCAGCGAGTCGGGATGGGTTTTTGA
- the guaA gene encoding glutamine-hydrolyzing GMP synthase: MNPVPPAGGEARHRPVLVVDLGAQYAQLIARRIRQAGVFSLIVSRDISVEAVRRHHPLGLVLSGGPLSVYSDDAYLIDPGLLEMGVPVLGICYGHQLLARLLGGTVERTGEAEYGRTSLDVTGDSLLLAGTPARQDVWMSHMDAVTEPPHGFAGVATTPGSPVAAMEKPERGFYGVQFHPEVIHTDHGFDIMERFVRDACGAAQDWTGGSIITEQVSAIRARVGDARVVCGLSGGVDSAVAAALVHRAVGDRLTCVFVDHGLLRAGEAEQVDETFRRNFEVDLIRVDAADRFLDALAGVADPERKRRIIGELFIRTFEEATTGIPDARFLVQGTLYPDVIESGGASAATIKTHHNVGGLPDNLDFELIEPLRDLFKDEVRAVGEELGLPEEVVWRQPFPGPGLAVRVIGGITRERLELLRAADAIVTAEIHRAGLYREIWQSFAVLPDVRTVGVQGDGRTYAHALVVRAVTSEDAMTADFARIPYPVLERISRRMMNEVPGINRVAYDISSKPPATIEWE; encoded by the coding sequence TTGAATCCTGTTCCGCCTGCCGGCGGGGAGGCCCGCCATCGCCCGGTGCTCGTGGTCGATCTGGGCGCCCAGTACGCCCAACTGATCGCCCGCCGGATCCGCCAGGCCGGCGTATTCTCCCTGATCGTGTCCCGCGATATCAGCGTGGAGGCGGTCCGGCGCCACCACCCGCTCGGTCTCGTGCTGTCCGGCGGCCCGCTGTCCGTCTACTCCGATGACGCCTACCTGATCGACCCCGGCCTCCTGGAGATGGGTGTCCCCGTGCTCGGCATCTGCTACGGCCACCAGCTGCTGGCGCGCCTGCTGGGCGGCACGGTGGAGCGGACCGGCGAGGCCGAGTACGGACGTACCTCGCTCGACGTGACCGGCGACTCGCTGCTGCTGGCCGGAACCCCGGCGCGCCAGGATGTCTGGATGAGCCACATGGATGCCGTCACGGAACCGCCGCACGGGTTTGCCGGCGTAGCCACTACGCCGGGCTCGCCGGTGGCGGCCATGGAGAAGCCGGAGCGCGGTTTCTACGGCGTCCAGTTCCACCCCGAGGTGATCCACACAGACCACGGGTTCGACATCATGGAGCGGTTCGTGAGGGACGCGTGCGGGGCAGCGCAAGACTGGACCGGAGGGTCGATCATCACGGAGCAGGTCAGCGCCATCCGGGCCAGGGTGGGCGATGCGCGCGTTGTCTGCGGCCTCTCCGGAGGGGTCGACTCGGCGGTGGCCGCCGCCCTGGTCCATCGGGCGGTGGGGGACCGCCTCACCTGCGTGTTCGTGGATCACGGGCTGCTGCGAGCCGGGGAGGCGGAGCAGGTCGACGAGACGTTCCGCCGGAACTTCGAGGTCGACCTGATACGGGTCGATGCCGCCGATCGGTTCCTGGACGCGCTGGCAGGAGTGGCCGATCCCGAGCGTAAGCGCCGGATCATCGGCGAGCTCTTCATCCGCACCTTCGAGGAGGCCACCACCGGCATCCCTGATGCCCGGTTCCTGGTCCAGGGCACCCTCTATCCGGATGTCATCGAGTCCGGCGGCGCCTCCGCCGCCACCATAAAGACCCACCACAACGTGGGCGGGCTCCCCGACAACCTCGATTTCGAGCTCATCGAGCCGCTTCGAGACCTGTTCAAGGACGAGGTCCGGGCGGTGGGGGAGGAGTTGGGGCTTCCCGAGGAGGTCGTCTGGCGCCAACCCTTCCCCGGCCCCGGCCTGGCGGTGCGCGTGATCGGAGGAATCACCCGGGAACGGCTGGAACTCCTCCGGGCAGCCGACGCCATCGTCACCGCGGAGATCCACCGCGCCGGGCTCTACCGGGAGATATGGCAATCGTTCGCGGTGCTGCCCGACGTCAGGACGGTGGGGGTTCAGGGCGATGGACGGACCTACGCCCACGCTCTGGTGGTGCGAGCGGTCACCTCCGAGGACGCCATGACGGCGGACTTCGCCCGGATCCCGTATCCGGTCCTCGAGCGGATCTCCCGCCGGATGATGAACGAGGTTCCGGGAATCAACCGGGTGGCCTACGACATTTCCTCCAAGCCACCCGCCACCATCGAGTGGGAGTAG
- a CDS encoding DUF2283 domain-containing protein, with product MIFSYDNDADALYIEIKDSPVAGTRQFDEGTMVDLDASGEVVGIEILQPARDWPLEEIKASFGLGEDNTAILESMWGTTPEGQPYPFTKPLRLVG from the coding sequence ATGATCTTCTCCTACGACAACGATGCCGATGCCCTCTATATAGAGATCAAGGATTCTCCTGTCGCGGGTACCCGGCAATTCGACGAGGGCACCATGGTCGACCTGGACGCATCCGGCGAAGTCGTCGGCATAGAAATACTCCAACCCGCACGTGACTGGCCTCTAGAGGAGATAAAGGCCTCCTTCGGACTTGGGGAAGACAACACAGCGATTCTCGAGTCCATGTGGGGAACCACGCCCGAGGGACAACCCTATCCCTTCACCAAGCCCCTGCGCCTAGTCGGCTAG
- a CDS encoding NADH:flavin oxidoreductase codes for MSNLPLYLRPGRIGTVTIANRIVRAATSETMAAPGGEVLDSYVDLYRRLATGGAGLILTGHMYVDPRGQASRHQTGIHRDGVIPYLRRATHAVHEAGGTVFAQLGHCGSQTMMSSITPVAPSPVPNAMYAHQPEELSEAGIEALVRAFGEAAGRAREAGFDGVHIHGGNGYLISEFCSPHANTREDGWGGDAERRGRFFMEVYEAVRAAVGAGFPVTARLSVEDSVPGGLQREESLQRARLLAERGIDGFETTFGVMRSYAENIRPYVAVGRRQAWRQLLAQRCWTPEGPEAYYRPFAREVRRAAGVPTILVGGVRTTRTMTDVLASGDADFVAMARPFIREPDLVRKLEAGRTGGVECVSCNMCLAHDGWDPLQCWRDTPANVIRHLRKRYWTNRRNPQ; via the coding sequence ATGAGCAACCTGCCTCTCTACCTCCGGCCGGGGCGGATCGGGACGGTCACCATCGCCAACCGGATCGTGCGCGCCGCCACGTCCGAGACCATGGCCGCGCCCGGTGGGGAGGTACTGGACTCGTACGTGGACCTGTACCGTCGCCTGGCCACCGGAGGCGCGGGCCTGATCCTCACCGGCCACATGTACGTCGATCCGCGCGGGCAGGCCAGCCGCCACCAGACCGGGATACACCGCGATGGTGTGATCCCGTACCTCCGGCGAGCCACCCACGCCGTTCACGAGGCCGGCGGGACGGTATTCGCCCAACTCGGCCATTGCGGAAGCCAGACCATGATGTCGTCCATCACCCCTGTGGCTCCCTCGCCGGTGCCGAACGCCATGTACGCCCACCAGCCCGAGGAGTTGTCCGAGGCCGGGATCGAGGCGCTGGTCCGGGCGTTCGGTGAGGCTGCCGGGCGAGCCAGAGAGGCGGGTTTCGACGGTGTCCACATTCACGGCGGCAACGGTTACCTGATCTCGGAGTTCTGCTCGCCCCATGCCAACACCAGAGAGGATGGCTGGGGTGGTGACGCCGAGCGCCGCGGCCGGTTTTTCATGGAGGTCTACGAGGCCGTGCGCGCGGCCGTCGGGGCAGGGTTCCCGGTAACCGCGCGGCTCAGCGTGGAGGACTCGGTTCCGGGCGGCCTGCAGCGGGAGGAGTCACTGCAGCGGGCCAGGTTGCTGGCGGAGCGGGGTATCGACGGATTCGAGACCACCTTCGGCGTGATGCGCAGCTACGCCGAGAACATCCGCCCGTACGTGGCGGTCGGCCGTCGTCAGGCCTGGAGGCAGTTGCTGGCGCAGCGGTGCTGGACCCCCGAGGGTCCTGAGGCCTATTACCGGCCCTTCGCCCGGGAGGTCCGCCGGGCTGCCGGCGTACCCACGATCCTGGTGGGCGGCGTGCGGACCACCAGGACGATGACCGATGTCCTGGCCTCCGGCGACGCCGACTTCGTGGCCATGGCCCGCCCGTTCATCCGCGAACCCGACCTGGTGCGGAAGCTCGAGGCCGGGCGTACGGGCGGGGTCGAGTGCGTGTCGTGCAACATGTGCCTGGCCCACGACGGCTGGGATCCCCTCCAGTGCTGGCGCGACACCCCGGCAAACGTCATCCGCCACCTCCGCAAGCGCTACTGGACCAACCGCCGCAACCCGCAATAA
- the pcrA gene encoding DNA helicase PcrA, whose protein sequence is MTGMVQLIETDAAPNDPSDSPLFADLNPTQREAVAATEGPVLVVAGAGSGKTRVLTYRVAHLIRDLGVAPWEVLAITFTNKAAGEMKERVRSLVGPRAKGMWISTFHSACVRILRREAPRLGYSSRFTIYDAQDSLRAITRVIRDLRLDPKSFQPRAMRAKISNAKNELVDYESFSEQGGNFRHEIEADIYRLYQEQLLKNSAIDFDDLLMVATEVFDAFPDVLESYRERFRYLHVDEFQDTNRAQYVLVRQLAGERANVCAVGDSDQSIYAFRGADIRNILNFERDYPQARVVVLDQNYRSTQTILEAANAVISHNGRRQPKRLWSDLGQGAPIALYTAEDEADEGGFVAEEIRKLSREGFDLSRMAVFYRVNAQSRAVEESFARFGVSYRVIGTVRFYERREIKDVLAYLRVLVNPADEVSVRRIINLPRRGIGDVTIGWLARFAEAEETTFFEAARRHAENDSLAKRAHSAIDSFLFDLEKVAGHAASGPAAAVRAVLEEVGYLEVVEAEGTVEAQGRAENLRELLSGAEEFELAALPDEGEEPDGMRLVEQFLESVSLVSDTDELDDKGGAVTLMTLHNAKGLEFPVVFIVGMEDGIFPYARALTDHDELEEERRLCYVGLTRAQERLYLSASRSRLLYGMSTYNPPSRFLREIPVGLVNKLGRRLRDHRRESIGGRRRARLGTDLAVDDRVRHDVWGIGRVVSVEGTGGGAQVEVDFPTKGTKRLLVHWAPLEKV, encoded by the coding sequence ATGACCGGGATGGTCCAGTTGATCGAAACCGATGCTGCTCCGAACGACCCATCGGACTCTCCGCTGTTCGCCGATCTCAACCCGACCCAGCGGGAGGCGGTGGCCGCCACCGAGGGTCCTGTGCTGGTGGTGGCCGGTGCCGGCTCGGGCAAGACCAGGGTGCTCACCTACCGGGTTGCCCACCTGATACGCGACCTCGGGGTGGCGCCGTGGGAGGTCCTGGCCATCACCTTCACCAACAAGGCGGCCGGCGAGATGAAGGAGCGGGTTAGGAGTCTGGTGGGTCCGAGGGCCAAGGGGATGTGGATATCCACCTTCCACTCCGCGTGCGTGAGGATCCTCCGTAGGGAGGCGCCCCGGCTGGGTTATTCGTCACGGTTCACGATCTACGACGCCCAGGACTCGCTCCGGGCCATCACCCGTGTGATCCGGGATCTGCGCCTGGACCCGAAGAGCTTCCAGCCCCGGGCGATGCGGGCCAAGATCTCCAACGCCAAGAACGAGTTGGTGGACTACGAGAGCTTTTCCGAGCAGGGCGGGAACTTCCGTCACGAGATCGAGGCCGACATCTACCGGCTCTATCAGGAGCAGCTGTTGAAGAACTCGGCTATAGACTTCGACGATCTCCTCATGGTCGCCACGGAGGTGTTCGACGCCTTCCCGGACGTGCTCGAGTCCTACCGCGAGCGGTTCCGGTACCTGCATGTCGACGAGTTCCAGGACACCAACCGCGCCCAGTACGTGCTGGTCCGTCAGCTGGCCGGGGAGAGGGCGAATGTCTGCGCGGTCGGCGACTCCGATCAGTCGATCTACGCGTTCCGTGGGGCCGATATCCGCAACATCCTCAATTTCGAGCGGGACTATCCCCAGGCTCGGGTGGTGGTGCTCGACCAGAACTATCGCTCCACCCAGACCATCCTGGAAGCCGCCAACGCGGTGATCTCCCACAACGGTCGCCGCCAGCCCAAGCGGCTGTGGAGCGACCTCGGCCAGGGTGCTCCAATCGCGCTCTACACCGCAGAGGACGAGGCCGACGAGGGTGGGTTCGTGGCCGAGGAGATCCGCAAGTTGTCGAGAGAGGGCTTCGACCTGTCGCGAATGGCGGTGTTCTACCGGGTCAACGCCCAGAGCCGGGCCGTGGAGGAGAGCTTTGCCCGCTTCGGTGTGTCCTACCGCGTGATCGGCACGGTGCGTTTCTACGAGCGGCGCGAGATCAAGGATGTGCTGGCCTATCTGCGGGTGCTGGTCAACCCGGCCGACGAAGTGTCGGTGCGCCGGATCATCAACCTGCCCCGGCGGGGCATCGGCGATGTGACGATCGGCTGGCTGGCCCGGTTCGCCGAGGCGGAGGAGACCACCTTCTTCGAGGCGGCCCGGCGCCACGCGGAGAACGACTCGCTGGCGAAGCGGGCCCACAGTGCCATCGACTCCTTTCTCTTCGATCTGGAAAAGGTCGCCGGCCATGCCGCGTCCGGTCCGGCGGCAGCCGTCAGGGCGGTGCTGGAGGAGGTCGGCTACCTCGAGGTGGTCGAGGCCGAGGGCACCGTCGAGGCTCAGGGGAGGGCCGAGAACCTGCGCGAGCTTCTCTCCGGCGCGGAGGAGTTCGAACTGGCCGCCCTGCCGGATGAGGGGGAAGAACCGGACGGGATGCGCCTGGTGGAGCAGTTCCTCGAGTCGGTCAGCCTGGTGAGCGATACCGACGAGTTGGATGACAAAGGCGGCGCGGTGACCCTCATGACCCTGCACAACGCCAAGGGCCTCGAGTTCCCGGTGGTGTTCATCGTGGGCATGGAGGACGGGATCTTCCCCTACGCCCGGGCCCTTACCGACCACGACGAGCTCGAGGAGGAGCGCCGGCTCTGCTACGTGGGTCTCACCCGGGCGCAGGAGCGCCTCTACCTGTCAGCCTCCCGGTCCCGCCTGCTGTACGGGATGTCCACCTACAACCCACCCTCCCGGTTCCTGCGAGAGATACCGGTCGGCCTGGTCAACAAGCTGGGCAGGCGCCTGAGGGACCACCGCCGGGAGTCGATCGGCGGGCGCCGCCGGGCGCGGCTCGGTACCGACCTGGCAGTGGACGATCGGGTGCGACATGACGTCTGGGGAATCGGCCGGGTGGTCAGCGTGGAGGGCACCGGTGGCGGCGCCCAGGTCGAGGTGGACTTCCCGACCAAGGGCACCAAGCGGCTCCTCGTTCACTGGGCCCCGCTGGAGAAGGTCTAG
- the tal gene encoding transaldolase, with product MTHTRSGRQDVFGGNDSRLAALGVLGQSVWLDSISREMLRSGELERYVEAGISGVTSNPTIFAKAILSGDSYDAQIDELVAHDADVDEIYTAVVTRDIRRACDVMAPTHRRSGGLDGFVSVEVSPELAHEAEATVAEARDWVKRVDRPNLLIKIPATRAGLSAIEAAIAEGISVNVTLIFSLERYLAVIDAYMSGLERFREAGGNPAAVNSVASFFVSRFDTEVDKRLGAIGTPRAGALAGRSAVANARVAYLEFLRAFSSDRWLRLRRHGANVQKPLWASTSTKNPAYSDTLYIDTLVAPETVNTLPETAIAAYQDHGPDSPEVLGINQMADGVMVLEDLETVGVDYHDVAAKLERDGVSSFAASFREMVDDIERKRALSAASGK from the coding sequence GTGACCCACACGAGATCGGGGAGGCAGGACGTGTTCGGCGGGAATGACTCGAGGCTGGCAGCCCTCGGGGTGCTGGGGCAGTCGGTATGGCTCGACTCCATCTCCAGGGAGATGCTGCGGTCCGGCGAGTTGGAGCGGTACGTAGAAGCGGGGATCAGCGGGGTCACCTCCAACCCCACGATCTTTGCCAAGGCGATCCTGTCCGGCGACTCCTACGACGCCCAGATCGACGAGTTGGTTGCCCACGACGCCGATGTCGACGAGATCTATACGGCGGTCGTCACCCGCGACATCCGCCGGGCCTGCGACGTGATGGCGCCCACCCATCGCCGGTCCGGTGGTCTGGACGGGTTCGTGTCGGTCGAGGTGTCACCTGAGTTGGCTCACGAGGCGGAGGCCACGGTCGCGGAGGCTCGCGACTGGGTCAAGAGGGTCGACCGGCCCAACCTACTCATCAAGATTCCCGCGACCCGGGCAGGCCTTTCGGCCATCGAGGCGGCCATCGCGGAAGGCATATCGGTGAACGTCACCCTGATCTTCTCGCTGGAGCGTTACCTGGCCGTGATCGACGCCTACATGAGCGGCCTGGAGCGGTTCCGGGAGGCGGGAGGCAACCCGGCAGCCGTCAACTCGGTGGCCTCGTTCTTCGTCTCCCGCTTCGACACCGAGGTGGACAAGCGCCTCGGTGCTATCGGCACGCCGCGGGCGGGCGCGCTGGCCGGCCGGAGCGCGGTTGCCAACGCCCGTGTCGCCTACCTGGAGTTCCTGCGGGCATTCTCGTCCGACCGGTGGTTGCGGCTCCGCCGGCACGGGGCCAACGTGCAGAAGCCGCTCTGGGCGTCCACCTCCACCAAGAACCCGGCCTACTCCGACACCCTGTACATCGACACCCTGGTGGCGCCCGAGACGGTCAACACGCTGCCGGAAACGGCTATCGCCGCCTACCAGGACCATGGTCCGGACAGCCCGGAAGTGCTCGGCATCAACCAGATGGCGGACGGTGTGATGGTGCTGGAGGACCTCGAGACGGTGGGGGTCGATTACCACGACGTGGCGGCCAAGCTGGAGCGGGACGGCGTGAGCAGTTTCGCGGCTTCCTTCCGTGAGATGGTCGACGACATCGAGCGGAAACGAGCCCTGTCCGCCGCCTCCGGTAAGTGA
- a CDS encoding cobalamin B12-binding domain-containing protein: MPLRILVAKPGLDGHDRGAKVVARALRDAGNEVIYSGLHQTPAQIVEAAIQEDVNAIGLSALSGAHMTLFPAVVELLRERDAGDIVVFGGGIVPERDAELLKEQGIAAIFTPGTPLADVTGWVESNVRSR, from the coding sequence ATGCCCCTACGCATCCTGGTTGCCAAGCCCGGCCTGGACGGCCATGACCGGGGCGCCAAGGTGGTGGCCAGGGCGCTTCGAGACGCGGGGAACGAGGTCATCTATTCGGGACTCCACCAGACCCCGGCCCAGATAGTGGAGGCCGCCATCCAGGAGGATGTGAACGCAATCGGCCTTTCCGCCCTCTCCGGCGCTCACATGACGCTCTTCCCGGCGGTCGTGGAGTTGCTCCGGGAGCGGGATGCGGGCGACATCGTGGTATTCGGCGGTGGAATAGTTCCCGAACGCGATGCCGAACTGCTCAAGGAACAGGGGATCGCGGCGATCTTCACACCAGGAACCCCGCTTGCCGATGTGACCGGATGGGTGGAGTCCAACGTCCGTTCCCGTTAG
- a CDS encoding type II toxin-antitoxin system prevent-host-death family antitoxin: MREVASRELRNRTGALLESVAEGKRITVTVRGRPVAELVPVASRPAWMSRDRFLREVLPYQADPCLAEDIRLLTSEKPQRPGAGWVGVTATVSTDGGRVAPT, encoded by the coding sequence ATGAGAGAAGTTGCCTCCAGGGAGTTACGCAATCGCACTGGAGCGCTTTTGGAGAGCGTGGCCGAGGGCAAACGAATCACGGTCACCGTTCGGGGACGTCCGGTCGCCGAGTTGGTACCGGTTGCCAGTCGACCGGCATGGATGTCGCGTGATCGGTTCCTCCGCGAAGTCTTGCCTTACCAAGCCGATCCCTGCCTGGCTGAGGATATCCGGCTCCTGACGAGCGAGAAGCCACAGAGACCGGGAGCAGGTTGGGTAGGCGTGACGGCGACCGTCTCCACTGATGGAGGCCGTGTGGCACCAACCTAG
- the sucC gene encoding ADP-forming succinate--CoA ligase subunit beta → MDLLEYQGKEFFGRYGLPISPGLVARRAPEAREIVDRLGFPVVVKAQVHIGGRGKAGGIKFAGDGEEVASAADSILGMDIGGHTVGCVLVEEAARIAAEYYASFTLDRSARSYLGMLSSRGGVDIEAVAESDPGSIARIWVDPLDGLGEAAARTWVRDARLDESAADELVEVLLRLYEAFVEGDADLVEINPLILTPEGHVRVLDAKVTLDDNSVFRHPEYRAYDATQPRDEREAAAHARGLQYVGLDGTVGVIANGAGLAMSTVDVVAQAGGAAANFLDIGGGADVETMAAALRVINNDPAVKAIFINIFGGIVQGEVVAQGILDALDRVELRAPIVLRLDGTNADQGRAMVAPRLSEMLMMAGSMSGGAARAVEIAGSA, encoded by the coding sequence GTGGATCTCCTCGAGTACCAGGGAAAAGAATTCTTCGGTCGCTACGGGCTTCCGATATCGCCTGGTCTCGTAGCTCGACGAGCGCCTGAGGCGCGTGAGATCGTGGACCGGCTCGGATTTCCGGTCGTGGTGAAGGCCCAGGTACATATCGGAGGTCGGGGCAAGGCCGGCGGGATCAAGTTCGCCGGGGACGGGGAGGAAGTGGCCAGCGCCGCCGACTCCATCCTCGGCATGGACATCGGGGGCCATACGGTGGGCTGTGTGCTCGTCGAGGAGGCTGCCCGGATCGCCGCCGAGTACTACGCCAGCTTCACCCTGGACCGTTCCGCCCGCAGCTATCTGGGCATGCTGTCATCGCGGGGTGGCGTGGACATCGAGGCGGTGGCCGAATCGGATCCCGGCAGCATCGCCAGGATATGGGTGGATCCTCTCGATGGTCTCGGGGAAGCAGCCGCCCGGACGTGGGTCCGAGACGCCCGGCTTGACGAGTCCGCCGCCGACGAGCTGGTGGAGGTGCTGCTCAGGCTCTACGAGGCCTTCGTGGAGGGAGACGCCGACCTGGTCGAGATCAATCCCCTGATCCTGACGCCGGAGGGACACGTAAGGGTCCTTGATGCGAAGGTGACCCTGGACGACAACTCGGTGTTCCGTCATCCCGAGTACCGCGCTTACGACGCCACCCAACCCAGGGATGAGCGCGAGGCGGCTGCCCATGCCCGGGGTCTCCAATACGTGGGGCTCGACGGAACGGTGGGCGTGATCGCCAACGGCGCCGGGCTGGCGATGAGCACGGTGGACGTGGTGGCCCAGGCCGGCGGCGCGGCCGCCAACTTCCTCGACATAGGCGGCGGAGCCGATGTCGAGACCATGGCCGCCGCACTCCGGGTCATCAACAACGACCCGGCGGTCAAGGCGATATTCATCAACATCTTCGGCGGGATCGTGCAGGGAGAGGTGGTGGCCCAGGGCATCCTCGACGCGCTGGATCGGGTCGAGTTGCGAGCGCCCATTGTTCTGCGGCTGGACGGCACCAACGCCGACCAGGGCCGGGCGATGGTGGCTCCGCGCCTCTCGGAGATGCTGATGATGGCCGGATCGATGTCCGGCGGCGCCGCCCGGGCAGTGGAGATAGCGGGGAGCGCATGA
- the sucD gene encoding succinate--CoA ligase subunit alpha — translation MSIWLNERSRVVYQGLTGRAGRFHALRNRAYGTRVVAGTNPSKAGTSVEGIPVFATVGAAVEATGADVSCVFVPAPHVRGAVVEAAEGGVTLVVVITEGVPAKDEAWLYGKLRRDHPEVRMIGPNCPGLISPGKANVGITAGDIALPGGPVGLVSRSGTLTYQALYELKQAGIGVTTCVGIGGDPVPGTSFTDCLAAFEDDPETGAVMMIGEIGGSAEEEAAAFIAEHMAKPVVAYIAGITAPPGKKMGHAGAIVSGGKGTAAAKIETLSGAGVRVGESPSEAGRLMVEVVAGL, via the coding sequence ATGAGCATCTGGCTGAACGAGCGCAGCCGGGTGGTCTACCAGGGGCTGACCGGCCGGGCCGGCCGCTTCCATGCCCTCCGGAACCGCGCCTACGGCACCCGGGTGGTGGCCGGCACGAACCCGTCCAAGGCAGGGACTTCGGTGGAGGGCATCCCGGTGTTCGCCACGGTCGGCGCCGCCGTCGAGGCCACGGGCGCCGATGTTTCCTGCGTGTTCGTTCCCGCCCCGCATGTGAGGGGCGCCGTGGTGGAGGCAGCCGAGGGAGGGGTGACCCTCGTGGTGGTGATAACCGAGGGTGTGCCCGCCAAGGACGAGGCCTGGCTCTACGGCAAGCTCCGACGCGACCACCCCGAGGTCCGGATGATCGGTCCCAACTGCCCCGGTCTGATCAGCCCCGGCAAGGCCAACGTCGGAATCACCGCCGGCGACATCGCCCTGCCCGGCGGCCCGGTAGGGCTGGTCAGCCGCTCCGGCACCCTCACCTACCAGGCCCTCTACGAGCTGAAGCAGGCCGGGATCGGGGTTACCACCTGCGTGGGGATCGGCGGTGATCCGGTACCCGGAACCTCCTTCACCGACTGCCTGGCCGCCTTCGAGGACGATCCCGAGACTGGGGCGGTGATGATGATCGGGGAGATCGGCGGCTCGGCGGAGGAGGAGGCGGCCGCCTTCATCGCCGAGCACATGGCCAAGCCGGTGGTTGCCTACATCGCCGGGATCACTGCTCCTCCCGGCAAGAAGATGGGCCATGCCGGCGCCATCGTCTCGGGCGGGAAGGGGACCGCCGCCGCCAAGATCGAGACCCTGAGCGGAGCCGGTGTGCGGGTGGGGGAGAGCCCTTCGGAGGCCGGTCGCCTCATGGTGGAAGTGGTCGCCGGTCTCTGA